The following proteins are co-located in the Vicugna pacos chromosome 3, VicPac4, whole genome shotgun sequence genome:
- the KIF20A gene encoding kinesin-like protein KIF20A isoform X1 yields the protein MSQGILSPPAGLLSDEEVVVSPMFESTAADLGSVIRKDLLSDCSVISSSLEDKQQVPFEDSTEKVKVYLRVRPFLPSELERQEDQGCVHIENMETLALQAPKDSFAQKSNERGIGQATHRFTFSQIFGPEVGQASFFNLTVKEMVKDVLKGQNWLIYTYGVTNSGKTHTIQGTIKDVGILPRSLTLIFNSLQGQLHPTPDLKPLLSNEVMWLDSKQIRQEELKKLALLNGGLQEEELSTSLKRSVYIENRMGTSTSFDSGIAGLSSTSQFTSSSQLDETSHRWAQPDTAPISVPADTRFSIWISFFEIYNELLYDLLELPSQQRKRQTLRLCEDQNGNPYVKDLNWIHVQDAEEAWKLLKVGRKNQSFASTHLNQNSSRSHSIFSIRILHLQGEGDIIPKISELSLCDLAGSERCKDQKSGERLKEAGNINTSLHTLGRCIAALRQNQQNRSKQNLVPFRDSKLTRVFQGFFTGRGRSCMIVNVNPCASTYDETLHVAKFSAIASQLVHAPPVSLGFPSLHSFIKEHSLRASPSLETGAKTDPGLDDDTENEVDISTYGKEELLQVVGAMKALLLKERQEKLQLEMQLRDEICNEMVEQMQQREQWCSEHLDTQKELLEEMYEEKLTILKESLTSFYQEEIQERDEKIKELEALLQEVREQPMAHQQSGSELSLRRSQRLAAASASTQQFQEIKSKLEQCRAELNSTTEELQKYQKMLEPPPSAKSFIIDVDKKLEEGQKNIRLLRTELQKLEESLQSAERACCHSTGAGKLRQALTTCDDILIKQDQTLAELQNNMMLVKLDLRKKAACIAEQYHTVLKLQGQTSTKKRLGANQENQQPNQQPPGKKPFLRNLLPRTPTCQSSTDCSPYARILRSRRSPLLKSGPFGKKY from the exons ATGTCGCAAGGGATCCTTTCTCCACCAGCCGGCTTGCTGTCGGATGAGGAGGTCGTAGTCTCCCCCATGTTCGAATCCACAGCTGCGGATTTGGGGTCTGTGATACGCAAGGACCTGCTATCAGACTGCTCTGTCATCTCCTCCTCCCTGGAAGACAAGCAGCAG GTTCCATTTGAGGATAGTACGGAGAAGGTGAAAGTGTACCTGAGGGTCAGGCCCTTCTTACCTTCGGAGTTAGAACGACAGGAGGATCAG GGTTGTGTCCATATTGAGAATATGGAGACCCTTGCCCTACAGGCACCCAAGGACTCTTTTGCCCAGAAGAGCAACGAGAGAGGAATTGGACAAGCCACCCACAGATTCACCTTTTCCCAG ATCTTTGGGCCAGAAGTGGGACAGGCATCTTTCTTCAACCTAACTGTGAAGGAGATGGTAAAGGACGTACTCAAAGGACAGAACTGGCTCATCTATACATATGGAGTCACTAACTCGGGGAAAACCCACACAATTCAAG GTACCATCAAGGATGTAGGGATCCTGCCCCGGTCCCTGACTCTGATCTTCAATAGCCTCCAAGGCCAACTTCATCCAACACCTGACTTGAAGCCCTTACTCTCCAACGAGGTAATGTGGCTAGACAGTAAGCAGATCCGGCAGGAGGAACTGAAGAAACTGGCCCTGCTAAATGGAGGCCTCCAAGAG GAGGAACTGTCCACCTCCTTGAAGAGGAGTGTCTACATTGAAAATCGGATGGGTACCAGCACCAGCTTTGACAGTGGCATTGCTGGGCTCTCCTCCACCAGTCAGTTTACCAGCAGTAGCCAGCTGGATG AAACGAGTCACCGATGGGCACAGCCAGACACTGCCCCTATAAGTGTCCCTGCAGACACTCGCTTCTCCATCTGGATCTCCTTCTTTGAGATCTACAATGAACTGCTTTATGACCTGTTAGAACTGCCTAGCCAACAGCGCAAGAGGCAGACTCTGCGGCTGTGTGAGGATCAGAATGGCAATCCCTACGTGAAAG ATCTCAATTGGATTCATGTTCAGGATGCTGAGGAGGCCTGGAAACTCCTGAAAGTGGGTCGTAAAAACCAGAGCTTCGCCAGCACCCACTTGAACCAGAACTCCAGCCGCAG TCATAGCATCTTCTCAATTCGGATCCTGCACCTTCAGGGGGAAGGGGATATAATCCCCAAGATTAGCGA GTTATCACTCTGTGATCTGGCTGGCTCAGAGCGCTGCAAAGATCAGAAGAGTGGTGAGCGACTGAAGGAAGCAGGAAACATTAACACTTCTCTGCACACCCTGGGCCGCTGTATTGCTGCCCTACGCCAAAACCAGCAGAACCG GTCAAAGCAGAACCTGGTTCCCTTCCGTGACAGCAAGTTGACCCGAGTATTCCAAGGCTTCTTCACAGGCCGAGGTCGCTCCTGTATGATTGTCAATGTGAATCCCTGTGCATCTACCTATGATGAGACCCTTCATGTGGCCAAGTTCTCAGCCATTGCTAGCCAG CTTGTGCATGCtccacctgtgtcactgggattcccaTCACTACATTCATTCATCAAGGAACACAGTCTGCGGGCATCTCCCAGCTTAGAGACAGGAGCTAAGACAGACCCAGGCCTTGATGATGACACTGAAAATGAAGTTGACATCTCCACATATGGCAAGGAG GAGCTCCTACAAGTAGTGGGAGCCATGAAAGCACTGCTCTTAAAAGAACGGCAGGAAAAGTTGCAGCTGGAGATGCAGCTCCGTGATGAAATTTGCAATGAGATGGTGGAGCAGATGCAACAACGGGAACAGTGGTGCAG TGAACACTTGGACACCCAAAAGGAACTATTAGAGGAGATGTATGAAGAGAAACTAACGATCCTCAAGGAGTCACTGACGAGTTTTTACCAAGAAGAAATTCAG GAAAGGGATGAGAAGATTAAAGAGTTAGAAGCTCTCTTGCAGGAAGTTAGAGAGCAGCCAATGGCCCATCAACAATCAGGGTCTGAACTGTCCCTACGGCGGTCACAAAGGTTGGCAGCGGCTTCTGCCTCCACCCAGCAGTTCCAGGAGATAAAATCTAAACTTGAACAATGCAGAGCAGAGCTAAACTCCACCACTGAAG AGTTGCAGAAGTATCAGAAAATGTTAGAACCACCACCCTCAGCCAAGTCCTTCATCATTGATGTGGACAAGAAGTTAGAGGAGGGCCAGAAG AATATAAGGCTGCTGCGGACAGAGCTTCAGAAACTTGAGGAGTCTCTCCAGTCAGCAGAAAGAGCCTGTTGCCACAGCACTGGAGCAGGAAAACTTCGCCAAGCCTTGACCACGTGTGATGACATCTTAATCAAACAG GATCAGACCCTGGCTGAGCTGCAGAATAACATGATGCTAGTAAAACTGGACCTTCGGAAGAAGGCAGCATGCATTGCAGAGCAGTATCATACTGTGCTAAAACTCCAAGGCCAGACTTCTACCAAAAAGCGCCTTGGTGCCAACCAGGAAAACCAGCAACCAAACCAACAGCCCCCAGGGAAGAAACCATTTCTTCGAAACTTACTTCCCCGAACACCCACCTGCCAAAGCTCAACAGACTGCAGCCCTTATGCCCGGATCCTACGCTCACGGCGGTCCCCTTTACTCAAATCTGGGCCTTTTGGCAAAAAATACTAA
- the KIF20A gene encoding kinesin-like protein KIF20A isoform X2: MSQGILSPPAGLLSDEEVVVSPMFESTAADLGSVIRKDLLSDCSVISSSLEDKQQVPFEDSTEKVKVYLRVRPFLPSELERQEDQGCVHIENMETLALQAPKDSFAQKSNERGIGQATHRFTFSQIFGPEVGQASFFNLTVKEMVKDVLKGQNWLIYTYGVTNSGKTHTIQGTIKDVGILPRSLTLIFNSLQGQLHPTPDLKPLLSNEVMWLDSKQIRQEELKKLALLNGGLQEEELSTSLKRSVYIENRMGTSTSFDSGIAGLSSTSQFTSSSQLDETSHRWAQPDTAPISVPADTRFSIWISFFEIYNELLYDLLELPSQQRKRQTLRLCEDQNGNPYVKDLNWIHVQDAEEAWKLLKVGRKNQSFASTHLNQNSSRSHSIFSIRILHLQGEGDIIPKISELSLCDLAGSERCKDQKSGERLKEAGNINTSLHTLGRCIAALRQNQQNRSKQNLVPFRDSKLTRVFQGFFTGRGRSCMIVNVNPCASTYDETLHVAKFSAIASQLVHAPPVSLGFPSLHSFIKEHSLRASPSLETGAKTDPGLDDDTENEVDISTYGKEELLQVVGAMKALLLKERQEKLQLEMQLRDEICNEMVEQMQQREQWCSEHLDTQKELLEEMYEEKLTILKESLTSFYQEEIQNIRLLRTELQKLEESLQSAERACCHSTGAGKLRQALTTCDDILIKQDQTLAELQNNMMLVKLDLRKKAACIAEQYHTVLKLQGQTSTKKRLGANQENQQPNQQPPGKKPFLRNLLPRTPTCQSSTDCSPYARILRSRRSPLLKSGPFGKKY; the protein is encoded by the exons ATGTCGCAAGGGATCCTTTCTCCACCAGCCGGCTTGCTGTCGGATGAGGAGGTCGTAGTCTCCCCCATGTTCGAATCCACAGCTGCGGATTTGGGGTCTGTGATACGCAAGGACCTGCTATCAGACTGCTCTGTCATCTCCTCCTCCCTGGAAGACAAGCAGCAG GTTCCATTTGAGGATAGTACGGAGAAGGTGAAAGTGTACCTGAGGGTCAGGCCCTTCTTACCTTCGGAGTTAGAACGACAGGAGGATCAG GGTTGTGTCCATATTGAGAATATGGAGACCCTTGCCCTACAGGCACCCAAGGACTCTTTTGCCCAGAAGAGCAACGAGAGAGGAATTGGACAAGCCACCCACAGATTCACCTTTTCCCAG ATCTTTGGGCCAGAAGTGGGACAGGCATCTTTCTTCAACCTAACTGTGAAGGAGATGGTAAAGGACGTACTCAAAGGACAGAACTGGCTCATCTATACATATGGAGTCACTAACTCGGGGAAAACCCACACAATTCAAG GTACCATCAAGGATGTAGGGATCCTGCCCCGGTCCCTGACTCTGATCTTCAATAGCCTCCAAGGCCAACTTCATCCAACACCTGACTTGAAGCCCTTACTCTCCAACGAGGTAATGTGGCTAGACAGTAAGCAGATCCGGCAGGAGGAACTGAAGAAACTGGCCCTGCTAAATGGAGGCCTCCAAGAG GAGGAACTGTCCACCTCCTTGAAGAGGAGTGTCTACATTGAAAATCGGATGGGTACCAGCACCAGCTTTGACAGTGGCATTGCTGGGCTCTCCTCCACCAGTCAGTTTACCAGCAGTAGCCAGCTGGATG AAACGAGTCACCGATGGGCACAGCCAGACACTGCCCCTATAAGTGTCCCTGCAGACACTCGCTTCTCCATCTGGATCTCCTTCTTTGAGATCTACAATGAACTGCTTTATGACCTGTTAGAACTGCCTAGCCAACAGCGCAAGAGGCAGACTCTGCGGCTGTGTGAGGATCAGAATGGCAATCCCTACGTGAAAG ATCTCAATTGGATTCATGTTCAGGATGCTGAGGAGGCCTGGAAACTCCTGAAAGTGGGTCGTAAAAACCAGAGCTTCGCCAGCACCCACTTGAACCAGAACTCCAGCCGCAG TCATAGCATCTTCTCAATTCGGATCCTGCACCTTCAGGGGGAAGGGGATATAATCCCCAAGATTAGCGA GTTATCACTCTGTGATCTGGCTGGCTCAGAGCGCTGCAAAGATCAGAAGAGTGGTGAGCGACTGAAGGAAGCAGGAAACATTAACACTTCTCTGCACACCCTGGGCCGCTGTATTGCTGCCCTACGCCAAAACCAGCAGAACCG GTCAAAGCAGAACCTGGTTCCCTTCCGTGACAGCAAGTTGACCCGAGTATTCCAAGGCTTCTTCACAGGCCGAGGTCGCTCCTGTATGATTGTCAATGTGAATCCCTGTGCATCTACCTATGATGAGACCCTTCATGTGGCCAAGTTCTCAGCCATTGCTAGCCAG CTTGTGCATGCtccacctgtgtcactgggattcccaTCACTACATTCATTCATCAAGGAACACAGTCTGCGGGCATCTCCCAGCTTAGAGACAGGAGCTAAGACAGACCCAGGCCTTGATGATGACACTGAAAATGAAGTTGACATCTCCACATATGGCAAGGAG GAGCTCCTACAAGTAGTGGGAGCCATGAAAGCACTGCTCTTAAAAGAACGGCAGGAAAAGTTGCAGCTGGAGATGCAGCTCCGTGATGAAATTTGCAATGAGATGGTGGAGCAGATGCAACAACGGGAACAGTGGTGCAG TGAACACTTGGACACCCAAAAGGAACTATTAGAGGAGATGTATGAAGAGAAACTAACGATCCTCAAGGAGTCACTGACGAGTTTTTACCAAGAAGAAATTCAG AATATAAGGCTGCTGCGGACAGAGCTTCAGAAACTTGAGGAGTCTCTCCAGTCAGCAGAAAGAGCCTGTTGCCACAGCACTGGAGCAGGAAAACTTCGCCAAGCCTTGACCACGTGTGATGACATCTTAATCAAACAG GATCAGACCCTGGCTGAGCTGCAGAATAACATGATGCTAGTAAAACTGGACCTTCGGAAGAAGGCAGCATGCATTGCAGAGCAGTATCATACTGTGCTAAAACTCCAAGGCCAGACTTCTACCAAAAAGCGCCTTGGTGCCAACCAGGAAAACCAGCAACCAAACCAACAGCCCCCAGGGAAGAAACCATTTCTTCGAAACTTACTTCCCCGAACACCCACCTGCCAAAGCTCAACAGACTGCAGCCCTTATGCCCGGATCCTACGCTCACGGCGGTCCCCTTTACTCAAATCTGGGCCTTTTGGCAAAAAATACTAA